In Sparus aurata chromosome 5, fSpaAur1.1, whole genome shotgun sequence, the genomic window atcagattGTGGATCACTGCTTTGGCTCTACTgtagcatgcaatctgcaaagtaggCCTAACTTAAGTTATCGAATAAATGGAGTGGAGTGAAAAGTACACCTGCATCCAAgcaaatgtacttagttacactccATCAATACAAATATCTGGCGAGTGAAGCTGATTGTGACTGTGACGATGATGATGCAGACCTCGCAGTCCTGTGTCGCCCATGACAACACCATCAGCACCTCGGACAGCTCACTCGCTGATCGACAGGAGGGAAGCATATGGCTCAAAGTGAGGTGGAAAGTGATGAAGAGTTGGAAAACCCCGTGCATCACATCCAGGTCGAGTCGTGCACACTGGGCCTcactcctctgtttttttttttttttgctatttacAACAACGCAGGTCTGCATCAtactcacaaaaaaacaaacaaacagtataCTCACCGAAATCCTGCATGGAACATAATCCTCGGACCCCCCATGTAGTATTTAGAGGAGGCGAAGAGGCTGTCTTTTCTCAGGGACACATAGCTGATGAGCGACAGGATGAGCACGGCGACGCACAGGATAACCAAACCCAGGGCCTTGGCGATGCGGACCATCTTGGGAGCGTTTTCATTCCCTGTGTGTAGCTGCGGCGAGGCGTTGGCCTATGTTGTCATCGCCGGGAATGCACACGGCCCGTCTGcacagcacagacacactggAGCTCATCGGCTCATATAATCGCGTAAAATGGATggcttcttctgctgctgctgctggtggtggtggtggtggtcggCTGCATGGTGAAGATGCCGTGGCTCGGTCCGCTCTCATTCCTctgcccgcctgcctgcctgcctgcctaccCAGCACCCCCTGCCTGTccgccctgctgctgctgcctcacagTCCGCTGCGACTCCCCTCCAAGCTGCCGGTTTAATCAAAGAGATGGAGCAAAAATGCGTGTCAACACATCCAGCCAGCTAAAAGACAAGCCCCGTCCAccagcagcatcatcatcatcatcatcaccagtaCCAGCACACCACTtccaccccctctctctgtcacacacacacgcagctctCAGCATAAAAGAGGGCTTGTCCCGTAATAAATTGAATGAGATGAAAAATCGAGATGAGAGCAATAGACAGTCAAATCCTCTGCCGTGTGCCCTCTGATCTTTAATCTGAGCATTACTCAAGTGAATTCGAGGTACCTGTGCGTCGTTTTCAATGATTTGATTAAATGCCGCTTCTCTTTAAAGGGGCTCCATGTTGTTCTGAGGAAGAccttcaaactcagaattgtaatattcaCATTGTTAATGAGGTGAtagcacaaacacagaaatgttttttctttttgaccataactgagtaaacaagctgctctccagAGCATTGAAGtgagaaaggtggcagggtccaccacatataaacaaagtaagttTGAAACTGTGTTGatcatagtgcacctttaaatgtaacAGGAAATGTATCAcgcataaataaatacttaaagGAGACCGATTATGCATTTTGGATTTCTTGTGTCATACTGGATGCGCTCAAAACGTTCTTGAAAGCTAAAAATCCCAAAGATTGTACCAACGGGAGCTCTTCTCTCCCACGAGACACGCTGCTCCTGGAAAGAATCAGCAGTAGTCCTGCTGGTCCCTGTCTATTTCTGTTGTTTATgaggactacaaaacttcacgtGACTTTCCATCAGTATAGAAGCCAGTAGATCATGaccaaattttcatttttggtgaacttatcctttactTCACACAAACCGTTTCTGTGAAAAGTcttcattaatttaatttaatcagatTGTTATTTCATTTATACACATGGACTTCCATTAAGTGTGACTTTACATCAAACctttttgaaaatataaaatatataaagtcaTTGTTTAAGGCAAATTACTTTTTAAGTACAAATTCAACTCTTTCTCTACAGACCTGGGTTTTTCACTGGTCTGTACTAATTAAATGTGAGCGTGAACACAGTTTCATAAAACAAGTAGAGGCACTACAAACCCCAGTATAGCAAttacattaaagaaagaaagaaaacacgttttatatataaaaaagcaCTTTTATTTAGAGGGCTTTTTCTGACCCTTctaacatgtttcacattatatgcaaatacaaacacattatctaacattcacaaaacataaaatgttttctccttttgttttacaggttatgtacatttttttttaacttttttttacagtaagcTTATCTTGGTAAACATGAACAACATCCATTCTACATGTATTTCAATGTTTCCATGCATATACAGTCTGGTGTTTTCACACTACAATGTCATATATGTCACATTTGAATTGTTCATAACGTACATTTGCAGAATACTGTATGATGAAATCGAGtataaaactaaaaaagaaaaagattgagGATGTGCTAGTGTGTTAGCTGGTATTCAACAGTGATGGTGCCTCATGACTGACATCCGTAAACTCTCCCTTGTGCTTCACTGTTCTTCCTGGAATGTGCCGAGCTcggacacaaacaaacacaaagagaacaTCTTGGAAAGAGACATTCAGATATGTAACCATCGAGCTGCCGAGATATTACAATTTTGCATAATTACGATATGTGTTGTTAAAAGACAAGACAGTAAAACTGACTAAACACAGGCACTTCATGACTGAAACCTGTCACTTAGGATACCTACGGTGCACACGGTATGACAAGTGAAGCACACAGGTTTGCTCTGAAACATGGTGACCACTTTAAATCAGTAACGattcaggggggaaaaaacacatccatcacTACTGCACGGCGACAACTCATCACTTTCTACACTTGCGAAAGGCGGAGGGGAAGAAGGCTCCTTCACCGTCACTTCCTGGCGAGCCGCAAGGGCTGTCTTCTCCACAGCTCATGTCCTCGCAAGAGTCCTCACTACAAGAGAAGAGGAGACTGTTTACACTGTACATAAATCCAAATCCACGCTCATATATTCATGAACCATTGTCCTGTAACTACAAACTATTCTCTTACTGTTGTAGGATCAATCTGTGTAGCTCATAAAGATCGGGTTCAATAGGATTTAACTAAGCCGTGTGCCTTATTGAATCTTATTATTACCTTTTCTACATTTGTAAGTaactaaatgttaaaataactGTAATTCAAAGATGTCTCATCACCTTTGAGAAGCCAGAGACACTACAGAGATGGCCTAATTAATGTTCACAACCTGTAGGTATGACCTGAGCAGCAGAATATAGGATAAGGTAATTAAATGTATCTTACATATTTAATTAATGGTTGTAGCCTACTGTGCTGCACCAGcttttttgtgaaaatactgaagattcaaaaaaaggaaattgatCATAAGCAGACAGCACAATCACCCGACAAAAGCCAGCTGTGGCTGAATTACCGTCAATTTGCTACAGTTGATctaatctgctgctggagatgtttgttattttaaccAGCTACAGCAACAGTCGGCCAACTGGGGACCAGCTCTAAAATAAAAACTAGCTACTGCAACCCAACGCTTTCACTGTGGTAATCTTGAGAAATTAAATGGGAACATGGGGAACAGGCTCTCCGGGCGGCAACAATTTGGAATAATGATAATTACGTTTGGCATAACACATGTATTGTGCCTACAATGCACTGATTCTGGTCTATTAAAAGTATTGTGTATCGTGGTAGGAAGGTCTAAGAAGTGCTCATTTAACCATTCACCGATCCAGTTCAACTCTTGCTTGGAACTTCAACTACTTTAATTACTATTAGCGGTTTTGACTTTTCTGAGTCATACATTTTAAGGCCTCCAGTAGTCTGTTGCCATTCAGGAATAACCATTTTGTCAATATGTCACCATCATAGCGGAGTACTTTCAGTCAGACAAAACGCTGCATGAAtgaagcaaaaaaacatgtatattaACCTTTCACTCTCGTCCCAGCTCCCCTCAGGAATAGTGGGCAGGCCAGGTACACTGAAGTGATTTGCCTGAAGATTCTGTGCTGTTCTCCTGGACACGATCCAAACAAGCTTTTTGTTGTCTGGTTTGTTACATTCGCTTGAGCAGTATTCAGTCATGCACTTGGCCACAAGTTCCTTCCAGTAGAGCTGCTCGCTATCGCTGATCTGtgaagaagacaaacaggaaacatctgAAAGGCTGCAGACAGAAATAGTCCTCAGATATGCTGTCATCAACAAGTCATGcgttgcttttctttcctctcgACATACCATATGGGGATGTGGTATTtcacatataaaacacagaaatgtaagAAATACTGGAATATAAAACAGATCTTATTTTATTAGCTCCATAAAAGATTTGAGTGCAGCTCCATATGCCattctattttttaaaacatagtGTTCAGCTAAAATAGTgacacaaaaagcaaataatGGAATTGAAAGTCTTGGTTAGGTATGAAGAATAACAATCTCATTAGATACATTATAGTAGCTgcaattaatcaattgattgaTGTAGCAATTCTTGGCTATGATTTTGATAATAAATGaattgtttaattatttttttaagcaatAATGGGCCAAAAAATACAAGTTGTCAAAAGTGATCTCTTCTTTTCATCTATGACAGTAACCTGTATATATTTCTATTTTGTACTATTAGTGagacaaaatgtgacatttgcaGGCATTACTATCTTTTCTAATACCTTTGGAGGGgcattttttactttaagcagacgTTTTATAGAGCAAACAATGTTGATTAATTAAGAAAGTAATAGGTTGTTGTAGCCCTACAGTTCTACTTTTTGTTTACCTTTAGATATCTTTGGAATTGCTGCACAATCTTCAACAAGGTGGTGGACTGGAGGGCGTCAAACTCCTGAGCAATGAGGGACAGTGCCAACACCGATGGCTgtaaaggagaaaaacagcagaTCAGTCAGACCCGGGACTCGGAGTGAATGCTGCTATGCTGTGAAATTGTCGCCTGAGATCAATCCTTACTTTTGCTTTAGAGAAAACAAGACGGCATAAGCAGGCTTTTAGCTGGGCTTCCAGTCTCGCAATGCTTGGGATCTCCTCCCTTTAAATATAGAGGGAATCCTAATGTGATCCGCCAGTAGACACCTCATAATGCAAGAATCTATTTGACCAACAAACTGGTGCAATGCATCAGCAGTGACAGGAAAAATAAGCGAAGGATAATGGGATTTACCTTCCAGCAGACAGAGATGTGAAGGCCGAGTAGTAGAGGTGTAGAAAGGTTAAGGCTGTGACTGCTTCGGGCTCCACACTGAGCTTCTCTGAGATGATTCTCTCCATGCGACACAAGTCTGACACAGTGAACTTGCTTTGGCTGATGCGAATTAGCTCTTGCGTGGGTGAGACATTGCTCTCTTCCTCAACCATTTTGGCAGCAATGTGAAGACAGCAGACTCCAATACAGGGCAAGTGCTTGGGCTGCACCTATCACAGCAACACATCAGCGATAAGTCTGAGTCAACATCCCATGATTCAAGGTCACTCTCgtgctttccttttttcttactGGTGATATGAACCGTGCAAATTTGAAAAGACTAcaataaaaatctttatttatgcAGCACCTTTCTTAACAAGGTTTCCAAAGAGCTTTTatgaattaaaaacagacacCAATATGCAAACAGACCACTCAAAAGCCAGTTATACGAACACAGtgagagaaaacatttaaacaagcaattatggtaaaaaaaaaaaaaaaaaagatacataaTCATGTTGTGACTTGACATATCATgctactcttttttttttttcaaagattttttgtggcatagacaccttttaTTAGCAGtcgacagagaggaaacatgggagagagagggggaggtgacatgcagcaaaggacctccggccggaatcgaaccgaggtcggctgcgttttatggcGTGCGCTcaaaccactcaaccacctgcgcgcccgaCATATCATGCTACTCTTAAGCGCGTTGTTAAAACTCCTACCTTCATAATGGTGAGGAATCTGTCAAGCAAATTGACAGCTTGAACAAATGTTTGGGTGCTGTAGCCAAAGAAACTGGTCAGGCCCCACAGCTCTTCCACTCTGGCGTCTCTGCATTTCGCAGACACCATGCTGTGactctgaataaaaaaaaaaaagcatcataaaATGTTAGATGACATTCCTAGAAATAGCATCCGTTTTAAGCCGACCCATATGTCTGCACAGGCGGCCAAAAAATGCAGAATTAGGTCAGTGGGTTACCTCTGCGGAGGCCGACTCCATCAGCTTCAGGCCAGTCTCTCTGGGAAGAAAGTTGAACTCCCTCGCACAGCATGACTTCAACTCCTTCAAGAGCAAGCTGTCAATGGCTTGAAGATCCCTCATCCTGGAAAACAGCATATTTCAATGGTTCTGCATTGCAATCCAAGAGAATATCAAAAGCTTTTTACCgcaagaaaaacacatatatTGTCCTTGAGCGACAGGCAGGCGAACAAGGGATATATAAACGTTTTCTCCTTGACCACACCCACTGGTGTCAGGTATCCCCCCACCGCCCAAAGACCCCCACATTCCTGCTCTAATTCGAGCATAACATTGTTGTTGTACAATATTATCAACTGCAAAATCGGAATAATGTGTCAACATTTAACGGTAATGTGCTGACGTATGTTGAGGTAATGTTGACATTAGCCTGGGTTAGCGTTAATTGTGAAAGTCTATTGAACAGAAAGTAGGTCACGTAACGTAACTTATCCATCACAGCGGGTACGCTGTAACACATTTCAGAGGAGGTTGAATTAATAAACTTTAGACTGTTACTTCATTGGGCTCTCGACATGTAAGGTTCGGTTAAACAACACCCACAAATGCCAAAAAGCCGAGGGCTACAAAAACACATATAACGTCAATGTTAGCTAATTATGCTATCTTGTTGGCGTAGCTATCAACTGACGGTTAGCTATTTACCTTGCCCAAAAGCCGCCGTCGTGCAGGAAAATAGTGGCGCTGCAACTTAGTTCCACTTCTCAGTTCTTCATGTCTCCATTTCGATTATTGATTATGGGCGGtaaatgtcaacaaaacaaaaacaaacaggaccCTTGATCCCCGCTATTGAAAAAAAGAGGGTCCGCCTCCGCCCTGGAGAAGCAAACAACTGCTGACCAGCTAGTAAACGACAATATCCATCATGCACCTCTCCAGACGCCTTTACGTCATAGTAAACggtagaggaaaaaaaaaaagcggggCTGAAACATAACTCAGAAAATCTATCAGCAGAAATACATGGGTTAACAagaaaaaaccaacaacagaaGAGAATCTGGATCTTCCATTCAGTATGTATGAGCTCAGGAGGGCCATCCCGAGCCCCCGGCAGTCAGGGAAAGATGACATTTGCTACTGTAAGTTAGATAACATGGATGACAGGTCACTAGAGGTAACGTTAGTATTGAAACTAATGAACAAAGTATGGGATTTAGGGGAGATTCCAGGTGCATGGAAGCACTCGGTTAAAAGTGCCAATTTTAAAACCAGGTAAAGTTGCATCAGACCCATAAAACTACAGACCAGTTGCTCTCACATCTCAATTAGAGAAAACTACGGAAACGATGGTAACAGAGAGGTTGATGTATTTCATAGAAAGTAAGTTAGAGATTTATTTTCTTCGCGTCAGAGCGGGTTTCGTAAAGGGAGAAATACAATGGACTCAGTATTGTGCTTAGAATCAGAAATTAGGAAAGCAGACAAATAAAGAGATAgttgctgtgtttttctgaCATAGAGAAAGCGTATGACTTGTGGAAAGAAGGCCTGCTAATCAAACTGGATACGTTGGGAGTGGGAGGGAAGATGTATAACTGGGTGTTGGGCTTCCTGTTTGGGAGGATGATAGAGGTCAGAGTAGGGAAAGAGTACTCACCAGTATATATGGTTGGAAATGGAACGCCACAGGGGAGTGTATGCAGTCCAATACTCTTTACCTGTATAATTAATGACATCTTtgaggaggtggggggaggaATAAGTAAATCATTATTTGCTGGTGATGGGGCATTATGGGTAAGGGGGAGGAATCAGAAATATCtgcagaagaagctgcaggCAGCAGTTGATACAGCGAAGCAGTGGGCAAATAGGTGGGGGTTTAAGCTATCAGTTGCAAAAACTCAAATGATATCTTTTGCAAAACGCCACAAAGAAATATCAATAAAGTTATATGGTGAAACGTTGGAACGTGTTaaagtcatttgttttttgggAGTGCTGTTTGATGAAAAGCTTACCTGGAGGCAGCACATTGAGTGGACAAAAGATaagtgtaaaaatgttaataacCTCTTGAGATGCTTATCAGGTCATGATTGGGGTGCATCCAGGAAGTCTCtattaaatacatataaaacCATGATGAGAGCCAGATTAGATCATGGGAGTGTTGCATATATGTCAGCAGCAGAAAGTCACCTTAAGAAGCTGGATGTTGAGCAGGCTAAAGGACTCAGGATATGCAGTGGGGCGTTTAAGACCTCTCCAGTTGCAGCTCTGCAAGTTGAGATGGGGGAAGGACCAAGCTCATGTTGGCATACTGGGTGTATCTGCAGGGCCATAAAAGGTCTCATCCAGCAAAGGCCATACTAGAGGACTGCTCAGAGAATTAAGTCAAACTTCAGGAGCTTAGGCTGGGTTGGAAATGTAAAGGCGGAAAGTATTGTGACGTACAGTATATCTCAAATGTTCCTCTGTCAGAAATTCCTCCCTGGTTGTTCCAGATGCCGTCAGTAGATTTTAATATTCAGCAGAAGCTCAAAAAGAAGACAAGACAGGGAGTTTCTGGAGTACTAGTGCAAAGGTATATTGAACAGAATTATGCAAATAGAGTAGTAATATTTGCAGATGGAtcaaaagagacagaaaatgggCGCACCAGAGCTGCGGTTTACATTCCAGAGTTCAAAGTGGTAGTTAAGAAGAGAGCAACAGATCATGCATCAGTGTACACAGTTGAACTCCTGGCTATCACACTCGCACTGAGATGGTTAGGGGGAGACAACAGGGCCAATGCACTCATTGCATCAGATAGCTGGGCAGCCCTAAGTAGTATTAAGACCATGAAGTCATGCAGGCAAGATCTAATCATGGAGATCCATCAAATACTAAACAACCTTCATAACAGGGGGAGGGCAGTCTGTTTTCTGTGGGTTCCTGCTCATGCAGGGGTTAAGGGCAATGAGGATGGAGACATACTAGCAAAACAAGCACTCAGGTCACAAACAGTGAACAATATCCCACTAGGGAAAGCAGAAGGAAAgacaatcattaaaacacaaatgcaaaaggTTTGGCAGGAATATTGGGATATAAATGAGACAGGAAGACACTTTTACAGTATACAAAAACAGGTGGGGAAAGGAGGAGTGGTGGGCAGGAAGGAGGAGGCGGTCATTACCTGCCTCAGATTAGGACACACAGAGTTTATTAGCACGCTTCACAGAATTGGTAAACATCGTACTGGTAGATGTAGATTGTGTGATCAACCTGAATCTGTGTAGGATGTTCTTATGGAATGCAAGggatatgggagagagaggagagaactTAAAGCAGCACTGCAAAGGGGAAAAGTGAGCTTCACGGTAGGGAACATGTTGCTAAGATCAGAAAGCATTATAAGGGAATGTGAATAAGTACTTGAGGAAAACAGGGTTAATGGATAGggtttaaggttttttttttctttttttctctctgtcatctAATGTACCACAGTCcagtccagtaggtggcgccaGCCGCCAATCAAatccaaagaagaagaagaagaagaagaagaagaaaaaaagcggAAGTTAACTGATTATTTCAAAGTGTCGGCGCTAATGTTACTTTTACTATGATTTTAATGTCagccaaaccaaaccaaaccttAACCAAATATCCGTCTTATTGACTGTGATAGGCAAGTAAAACAGTATATACTAGGTTACGTATTGGCGCAAATACATACCACATTATGGATAGCATAACGCTAGCTACAATTTAGCCACGGATGTTGTTTCCATGGTGATGAAACTCTACGTTAACGACAGTTTACCATGACAACATACTAGCTGGCTACTGGTGTTAGCTTCGAGGAGTTGCTAGAATGTATAACCTTGCTAATTAATAGTTAACTAGCCACACCAACAGCGTGTTTACTAATGTGAAAAGAGATGTCGTCGGGGTTTCCGCCCTCTGACCCTCAGAGTTGTCGGCTTTCAAGCAACAATGGCGCTCGTGCCATACAATCTGAATCTCCACAGATAAATGTAAAACTAGCTCAAGCAGAAGCTCGCTCAGCAGGTAAGTTACAAAAAAGCAATTGGGACATTTGCTAACTTGCTAAGCGGACAGATTTGTTAACTTACAGTTAGTGAATTGTCAGTAATTTACGTCTTTCGTTCAACTTTCTTTACAGAGACACAAGCCGCCTCTTCTCGGCTGAGATTTAACAGCCTGACACTGGACGAGTTAAGGTAGCTAGCTTTAAAACtgtccatttcctttcgctGTTCAGACCGCCtctttttatctgtttattcTTGATTTCATTTCTTAATGGCTGGATAAAACAGACAATCCAGGGGATACAGTGTTGTGGCGAGAAAACTTGTTTCCATCATGACCCCAAGTTATGAGAAGACAGGCATAAAACATgtaacataaaatacattataaTTCTAATGTTTTTACAGTGAGGAGCTCGATAGGCGCACCAAAGAAACCCAAAGGCTTCAGGATGAGGTGGAAAATGCAACCAAGCTTACCTTGGAGAGGTTTTGCTGCACATATGGCACCCTCACTTCACCTGGACGAAGCTGCCACAACCACAGGTTTAATGTCTGTGAGTACAAGCATCATCACCCAACATTTCATTTATGTAGTGATTGTCAGACAGATGAAAATTTTGAGTTATATCAGGGcttatttgtttcctatgttgTACCCAATGTATGAGATAATGACTCAAAACCACAGAAGGCTGAATGTTTCTTTCAGTTATCCAGGTGATTCAATTTAGGAAAACTTTGAATCTGGGGATACAGATGTGTAGGAATTCAAGATAAGCAAAAGCCAAGCCTATTGGCTTGTTTCCTCACCCTTTAACTTTGACAACAATGTATACTTTTATTCTTCCTTTGCTCTTTTGGCAGATGACTCACCTGGGGATTCCACCATTCTTTCAACCCACCAGGAGGCAGTGACTCAGCCCCCAATCTGTGATCTGAATTATTTCAACCAAGGGCAGGCCCGAAAAGATATCAGCTGTAGTGGAGAGGGGGTGTTTGAAAATACAATAGATGACTCTCTGCAACGTCTGTCTGACTTGAAGCTCAGcaaggttcatacttttatttcagCCGCCAGTCTTATAAGTTTGATGCAGTCTGAATTACTGaatttgttttctctgtgcaATGTATTACTTTACCCTCACAAACACAGACGCATAATCAACCTGAACAAGAGCCAATCAGTTCCGACAAAACCATCATGAACCTGCAGACTAAGTTGCATAAAGTCCAGATGGAGAAGGCTGTCGTGTCCGACCTCAGGTGAGCAATTCAACACAGTTTTAACTTGTGTAGAGAAAGCGTTCAAAATCACTTTGACCCTCAGATCTTTGTATTTGTAGATTGAAGGATTCGAGGAATCATGTTGATCAAATGGAAAAGATGTTGTGCATGCTGGAGGAGCTCCAAAACATCAAAAGGGCTGGGGACCAGAAGCTGCAGGAGACAGAGGATGAGGCGCTGGCGCTTAACAGGAGATTAGAGACATTGAAACGAACTGTGAAGGAGATGTACTCTTCACTGTTATTTCAAGAGAAACAACGTGGAGACAATGGCTTTGACAGTCCTAATGTCGCAACAAGTTCAGTTAAGTTAACTGAGGAATTTAGCGATGAGACAGACAAGCTACAGGAGAGACTTTTTTTGGTGAGTACTAGAGGTAACAGACCTTGTTCAAAAGTGTTTTTAGGCTCAAATGTACACCTTTCCTCCTTTTGtgtctgatttattttaatttttttatggaAGTCAATAGAACATCTGGGAAGCgaagaaaatcagcaaaaagAAAGGTAATGTAATTTAGAACAGTGAAACTGAGTTGATTGTTTAGTCAACTAAATATATTGATATtctggatacattttttttagtcACTGTTCAAACAAAATCTGGTTTCTTCTTAGTGAATCTGAGATTTTTCTGCTTCTCTCTTCAGATATACTATGatagaaatacacattttcttcGGTTGAATGAAGACGTCACCTTCGATTTGTGACCATTTTAAATTACAAAGTGCATTTTTTACTGACTAAAGATTAGTCAgctaattgagaaaataatcaccCAATTAAGGAACATTGAAATCGCAGCCCAATTtcaatgttatttattattataaaatgtgtCACTACCAGCATTCACCTTGTGAGTCTGTATGTGCATGGGTAATTATGACAAAATGGGAATGGGAGCTAATAGTAAATGTAGAGGCGTGAATGGTAGAGGATGTGAATGTGGAAAACAGGCTGTCATTGCCTTTAATTTGTTAACCATCAGTCATCTCAGTGTTACAGGCAACTGACAGCCAGTCAAACTATGGtgtttttgaaaaatattttatcCCTACCAATTATTTCACGCTATCTGCCACGCATTATTGTATATTATTAAGGGTATTAAGGGTAATTGTATACTTAACAATAAAAGTAATACTAAGCACTGTTCACTATGCTTTGTACTAGAATGGAAGACCTAATTGCAAGTCTGGGCCAGGAGATGGCACTGTTGACTGACAAACTTAGCTCATccagaaacaacagtgtcaGCTTAAGTGTCAAGTTGGACCTTTTCAAGTAAGTTTTCTTCCCAGATGAGAGAGCGTTTGCAGTCTGTGTGATCAAACAATGTTGTATTTCTGAATTAAtgaccattaaaaaaaaatatttggaaTTTCCGTGTCCAGGGAACTTGCTGAGCGACAGACATCACTTCACCAGTGTCAGATCAGTGAACTTGTGCTAACCCTGTCCAACTATAAAGATAAGGTATGGAAGAATATTCATAAATATTGTGAGTTACTATGTCAGCAATGACACACTGGGGGTGCTAAAA contains:
- the LOC115582040 gene encoding cyclin-G2-like, which encodes MRDLQAIDSLLLKELKSCCAREFNFLPRETGLKLMESASAESHSMVSAKCRDARVEELWGLTSFFGYSTQTFVQAVNLLDRFLTIMKVQPKHLPCIGVCCLHIAAKMVEEESNVSPTQELIRISQSKFTVSDLCRMERIISEKLSVEPEAVTALTFLHLYYSAFTSLSAGREEIPSIARLEAQLKACLCRLVFSKAKPSVLALSLIAQEFDALQSTTLLKIVQQFQRYLKISDSEQLYWKELVAKCMTEYCSSECNKPDNKKLVWIVSRRTAQNLQANHFSVPGLPTIPEGSWDESESEDSCEDMSCGEDSPCGSPGSDGEGAFFPSAFRKCRK